The Xanthomonas rydalmerensis genomic interval GCTCAACCGCAGCGAGCGCGGCGCCTGGCGCAGCAGGGCCGCGCCATACACCGGGTCCGGGTTCCCCGGGCCCGTCTCCGAGTACGGATACTTCCACAATGTGGCCTGGCCGTTGAAGACGTTGAACACGTCCAGGGTAAAGGCCAGTTTGCGCTCGGCGTAGGCCGGCCGCCACGACACGCCGAGATCCAGTTGCTGCAGCCACGGCAGGCGACCCTGGCTGCCTGGAGGCGCCGGTTGACCATCGTAGTAGTGATAGGCAATGCCATAGCCGGAGGGGTCGCTGTGGTCGGGGCCGTAGGAACCCAGTGCACTGAACGGCGAACCGGAGATCAGCTTGAGGTTGGCCGACACCAGCCATGCGGGGTTGATCTGGTAGTAGCCGTAGAACTTGAATTGATGGGTGTGGTCGTTGCTCTGCGGGCCGTTGGTGTGCTCCATCAGCTGCGCATAGTCCCAGGCCTGGGTGGTGGATACCGCGGTCTGGCCGATGCCCGACAGCAACTGGCCCTCGGTGGTGCCGTAGCTGCGCGACCAGGTGTAGTCGAAGCGGCCGTACCAGCGCTGGTCGAACGGATGCTCCAGCGACAGGTTGAGTCCGTAGTAGTTGCGCTTGAACGCGGGGAAGCCGAACTGCGCGTTGCTCAGCGGCACCTTGACGTAGTTGCCCGAGGTGTCGACCAGGGTGAAGGTGTTGGCCCGGCCCGGGTTGATCAGCCAGCAACTGACCGGATTGCTGTCCAGGGTCACCGTGTGCCCTTGCGCCGCGGCGGCGGCGAACACGGTCTCGCTGTCGCAGTAGTCGTCCACGCCGCTGCGCAGGACGCGGTAGGTACCCTTGGCGCCGTAGACCCAGCTGTCGCCCCACGCCTTGGTGAAGCCGAGGATGAACTCGTCCTGGAACGAGGGCTTGATGCCCTGCGTGGCGACGGTCTTGGGATCGGGCAGGATCCCGTAATAGTTGTTGGACGAGACCGCGCCGGAGATCTGGGTCAGGCCGGTCGGGTAGCCGTTGGCGTCGATGCCGCCGTAGGTGTAGTAGGTGGAAGTGGCCAGGGTGGCGCCAGCGGCGTTGAACGCCGGATTCAGTGGCAACGCCAGGTAGTAGCGGCCGGCGTTGCCGTACACCTTGAAGCGCGCATCGCCGTCGACATCCCAGCTGAAGCCTAGTCGTGGCGCCCATTGCCCGCTGGTCTGCTTGATGTACGGCGCGCCGTCGCGGTTGTAGTTGGTGAATTGGTCCAGGCGCAGGCCGAGGCTGAGCAGCAGCCGGTCGTTGACCTGCCAGTTGTCCTCCACGTACTGCGCGCGCTGCGCCGAGCGCACCGAGGCCAGTGCGCTGTAGATGTACTTGCGCACGTAATAGCCGTCCTGGCCGTTGGGGTAGCCGCCGGTGGCCGGGACGCCGAGCCCGGTGTTGATCGGCACGTTGGGACTGGCCTGGCCGTAGATCCAGTAATAGCCGTCGCCGGAGGCCACCGACCCGCGGTTGAGCGCGCGTGCGTTCTGGTTGTCGATGCCGATGGTGATGCTGTGCGCGCCGATGGCGTAGTTGAGGTCCAGGCGCAGGTTGTCCGTGCGGTTGCCGCGCGCGGGGTCGACCAGCAGCGAGGTGGTCTGTGCGTTGGTGATCGGGGTGCCGCCGGTGTAGGCCGGGTTCTGGAAGCCGGGGCTGGAGAGATAGGTCAGCGTGTCGTTGTAGCTGGGGTTGCGGCTGTAGTCGTCGGTGCGCTGCTGGCCGTACAGCGCGCTGAAGGTCAGGCGGTCGGTGAGGTAGCCGGTGTACTTGGCGCTCCACAGGTCGCCGCCGGTCTTGGTGGTGTCGGCATCCCCGCGCAGGGCGCCGATGTCGCGGCCGCTGTACTGGGAGTACGTGCCGCGCGTGATGTAGCGGCTGGAGGCGCCGGTGATCTCCAGCAGTTGGCTGTCGCTGATGTTCCAGTCGAGCTTGGCGTACCAGCTTGGCCGGCGGTACTGGTAGTCGTAGTAGTACGGCCCTGGGATGGTCTCGCGCGCACCGTAGAAGCGATCGCCGTCCTGGCGCTGCAGTTCGTAGGCGCCGAAGAAGAACAACCGGTCCTGGATCAGCGGGCCGCCGGCGTAGAGGCTCTGGCTGCTGAGCGTGGAGCCGCTCTTGCTGTCCGGCCGATACAGCGCGCCGTTGCCGGGCGCATACACGTCCTTC includes:
- a CDS encoding TonB-dependent receptor → MHHHRSLRRPALLALALSAALALPPAQAQSTTGAVAGQAPADAQRILVRSDSGLSREVAVDARGRYNIGQLPLGTYTIIAKGADGSVLGSRDGVSLTVGAVTDVSFSPATTSLAGVQVSADRAAAAIDVSSVDSRTVINAKQLQRLPLGRSAEAIAQLAPGVAGNSGSGTYIGPTGAQLLSFGGASSAENAYYINGFNTTDPLRGLGGLTLPYGSIDQLEVYTGGYSAKYGRSDGGVLNAVGKRGSNEWHFGGQATWEPDGLRSAQKDVYAPGNGALYRPDSKSGSTLSSQSLYAGGPLIQDRLFFFGAYELQRQDGDRFYGARETIPGPYYYDYQYRRPSWYAKLDWNISDSQLLEITGASSRYITRGTYSQYSGRDIGALRGDADTTKTGGDLWSAKYTGYLTDRLTFSALYGQQRTDDYSRNPSYNDTLTYLSSPGFQNPAYTGGTPITNAQTTSLLVDPARGNRTDNLRLDLNYAIGAHSITIGIDNQNARALNRGSVASGDGYYWIYGQASPNVPINTGLGVPATGGYPNGQDGYYVRKYIYSALASVRSAQRAQYVEDNWQVNDRLLLSLGLRLDQFTNYNRDGAPYIKQTSGQWAPRLGFSWDVDGDARFKVYGNAGRYYLALPLNPAFNAAGATLATSTYYTYGGIDANGYPTGLTQISGAVSSNNYYGILPDPKTVATQGIKPSFQDEFILGFTKAWGDSWVYGAKGTYRVLRSGVDDYCDSETVFAAAAAQGHTVTLDSNPVSCWLINPGRANTFTLVDTSGNYVKVPLSNAQFGFPAFKRNYYGLNLSLEHPFDQRWYGRFDYTWSRSYGTTEGQLLSGIGQTAVSTTQAWDYAQLMEHTNGPQSNDHTHQFKFYGYYQINPAWLVSANLKLISGSPFSALGSYGPDHSDPSGYGIAYHYYDGQPAPPGSQGRLPWLQQLDLGVSWRPAYAERKLAFTLDVFNVFNGQATLWKYPYSETGPGNPDPVYGAALLRQAPRSLRLSVSYDY